Proteins from a genomic interval of Syngnathus typhle isolate RoL2023-S1 ecotype Sweden linkage group LG15, RoL_Styp_1.0, whole genome shotgun sequence:
- the phldb1a gene encoding pleckstrin homology-like domain family B member 1 isoform X11 — translation MEHQVSDHSDISPADMERRGGGQVERGRETHKVLQSTPLDLIETGKSLKVQAERPHLVSLGSGRLSTAITLLPLQEGRTTLGSGGTDIALLGPGIKAQHCYIENQAGTITLYPCGNQCAIDGLSVSKPYRLSQGCMLCFGQSTFFRFNHPEEALRMKNMLPGGSQTLSTTNPQHSDPRSILNGTHQTFSSNGSSKISTLMKDVHGSLSQKVPSSPKAAKASLPQPAQNMLNGISSAARDESASSVGNSPLVPPRSNMPVPHPRTSLSTTSSSEQRAQDSLKLLRNVRSEVTSSPTMPSRGSGQGLSHNAPPAAPSSPGLRGSSLQRRHPSPRREPLRTPESTGSTSLPPLSPYMSRRGTPGSQSVKPVQQSPKTHRKAAAPSKAEAMRAFYAHNPSPVNAAETGSRHQSNTLIPGPLSRSSPATSPRSQRKTSFENIESSSILSNTMKAYSRERKNSISAISDNEDELLEYHRRQREERLREQEMEKLERQRLETILSLCAGYNHEDNAAELAEVVRSGLLRGGRGASGDMQRGKEIDDEAQAEESSSTESTHQECEEVPASQEQIYLEEERSKMLAKVDDLRHRVNELEHQLKETKQEVEMEQALLQAERQAEQEQVEAEREQISQLQLKLSQLNKATQREKDKGRANVSAERKVLEKQRNEYNELKRQCDKCPLSLREQLQEQLSRKAEALEAGSKRFEELEFCQLEEESSLEEQKETQASQFLQEQTEYHCSVAKRKEKMATLDAQVKQLGLQATHDCERMAKERAATLQLLHKEQDKLCALENRYHSMTFGRSFPKSNSKMTEGLLHINEPELVYEDEPSLSHCPSSTLHVPSPEVYPVRLQELLKSKSDGEVGHTASCPPVSCLTTAPHSTLTRDKTSKGLQLMLKEESNPWDMDSRKLNKDPSPTVHHSILHHHCPPSGNQAYDTLSLESSDSLETSISTSNSACTPESASGLETQRLEEMEKMLKEAQQEKARLIEHREREAQTRRHLLEEERKRREEAERRLFDETAHRRRLVEEEVKMREKNFSQARPMTRYLPNLKEEFDLRAHVESSGHSIDTCPFVILTEKMCKGHLVKMGGKIKSWKKRWFVFDRLKRNFCYYVDKHETKMKGLIYFQAIEEVYYDHLRIATKSPNPSLTFCVKTHDRLYYMVAPSPEAMRIWMDVIVTGAEGYTQFMS, via the exons ATG GAGCATCAGGTGTCAGATCATTCGGACATCAGCCCAGCGGACATGGAACGGCGGGGCGGGGGTCAAGTAGAGCGTGGTCGAGAGACACACAAAGTTCTGCAG AGTACTCCTTTAGACCTGATTGAGACTGGCAAATCCTTGAAAGTCCAAGCGGAGCGCCCTCATCTGGTCAGTTTGGGAAGTGGCCGCTTGAGCACAGCAATCACCTTGCTGCCACTGCAGGAAG gGAGAACCACACTGGGCAGCGGAGGCACGGACATTGCTCTACTGGGCCCCGGAATTAAAGCTCAGCATTGCTACATTGAAAATCAGGCAGGCACCATTACCTTGTACCCGTGTGGGAACCAGTGCGCCATCGATGGACTCTCCGTCAGCAAACCTTACCGTCTGTCACAAG GCTGCATGCTGTGTTTTGGTCAGTCAACTTTTTTCCGCTTCAACCATCCAGAAGAGGCCCTGAGGATGAAGAACATGTTGCCTGGGGGAAGCCAAACACTAAGCACAACAAATCCACAGCATTCTG ACCCCCGCAGCATCCTGAATGGGACCCACCAGACGTTTTCTAGCAACGGCAGCTCCAAAATCAGTACCTTAATGAAAGATGTCCACGGGAGTCTCTCACAGAAGGTGCCATCGTCCCCCAAAGCGGCGAAAGCGTCACTTCCTCAGCCCGCTCAGAATATGCTCAATGGTATAAGCAGCGCCGCGAGAGACGAGAGCGCTAGCTCTGTGGGAAATTCTCCACTCGTGCCTCCTCGGTCCAATATGCCTGTGCCTCATCCGCGGACATCCCTCTCTACGACCTCAAGCAGTGAGCAGCGAGCACAAGACAGCCTGAAGCTTCTAAGGAATGTCAGGTCAGAGGTCACATCAAGCCCCACAATGCCCAGCAGGGGGTCCGGACAGGGCCTAAGTCACAACGCCCCACCGGCGGCTCCGTCCAGCCCTGGACTGAGAGGTTCCTCCCTTCAGAGGAGACACCCAAGCCCTAGACGAGAACCGCTCCGGACGCCCGAGTCGACCGGATCCACCAGCCTTCCACCTCTGAGTCCTTACATGTCCCGCAGAGGGACTCCAGGATCGCAGAGCGTCAAACCCGTTCAGCAGAGCCCGAAGACTCATCGCAAAGCTGCGGCCCCCTCAAAGGCTGAGGCCATGAGGGCCTTTTACGCCCACAATCCCTCCCCTGTGAACGCAGCAGAGACTGGAAGCAGACATCAGAGCAACACCCTCATCCCGGGTCCTCTGTCGCGCTCATCTCCTGCCACGAGTCCTCGCAGCCAAAGAAAGACCTCTTTTGAGAACATCGAATCATCCAGCATCCTCTCCAACACTATGAAAGCTTATTCCCGGGAGCGCAAGAACAGCATATCTGCCATTAGCGACAATGAGGATGAACTTCTGGAGTACCACCGCCGGCAGAGAGAAGAGAGGTTGCGTGAGCAGGAAATGGAGAAGCTG GAGCGCCAGCGGCTGGAGACCATCCTGAGTCTGTGTGCAGGGTATAACCATGAGGACAACGCGGCAGAGCTGGCGGAGGTGGTGAGGAGTGGACTActaaggggagggaggggtgcaAGTGGCGATATGCAGAGAGGCAAGGAGATCGATGATGAGGCGCAGGCAGAGGAATCCAGCAGCACTGAGAGCACGCATCAAGAG TGTGAGGAGGTGCCAGCCAGTCAGGAGCAGATCTACctggaagaggagaggagcaaGATGTTGGCCAAAGTGGATGACCTGAGGCACAGAGTCAACGAGCTGGAGCACCAACTAAAAGAGACCAAACAAGAG GTGGAGATGGAGCAGGCTCTGCTGCAGGCCGAGAGGCAGGCAGAGCAGGAGCAGGTAGAGGCCGAACGGGAGCAGATTTCTCAGCTTCAGCTCAAACTTAGCCAGTTGAACAAGGCCACTCAGAGGGAGAAGGACAAG GGGAGGGCTAATGTCTCAGCTGAGCGGAAGGTCCTGGAAAAGCAGAGGAATGAATACAATGAGCTGAAGAGGCAGTGTGATAAGTGCCCCTTGTCTCTAAGGGAACAGTTACAGGAGCAGCTCAGCAGG AAAGCTGAAGCTCTGGAAGCTGGCTCAAAGCGATTTGAGGAACTGGAGTTCTgccagctggaggaggagagcaGTCTGGAAGAGCAAAAGGAGACTCAGGCCTCGCAGTTTCTTCAGGAGCAAACTGAGTATCACTGCAGCGTGGCCAAGAGGAAG GAGAAAATGGCCACTCTGGACGCTCAGGTGAAGCAACTGGGCTTACAAGCTACTCATGACTGTGAGAGGATGGCAAAAGAAAGGGCGGCCACCCTGCAGCTCTTACACAAG GAGCAGGACAAATTATGTGCCCTGGAGAACAGGTACCACAGCATGACTTTTGGTAGGAGCTTCccaaagagcaacagcaaaatgACAGAG GGTTTACTCCATATCAACGAACCCGAGCTTGTTTATGAGGACGAGCCCTCGCTTAGCCATTGTCCTTCCTCTACCTTACACGTCCCTTCCCCTGAAGTCTACCCTGTTAGGCTACAGGAG TTGCTGAAGTCCAAGTCAGACGGTGAAGTTGGTCACACGGCATCCTGTCCTCCTGTAAGCTGCCTTACCACTGCGCCTCACTCCACTCTTACACGTGATAAAACCTCCAAG GGATTACAGTTAATGCTGAAAGAAGAGTCAAATCCATGGGACATGGACTCCAGGAAGCTGAATAAAG ATCCATCTCCTACAGTACATCACTCCATCTTGCATCATCACTGTCCACCTAGCGGCAACCAGGCGTACGACACCTTGAGCCTGGAGAGCTCAGACAGCTTGGAGACCAGCATCTCCACCAGCAACTCCGCATGCACCCCAGAAAG tgCTTCCGGCTTGGAGACCCAGAGGTTGGAAGAGATGGAGAAGATGTTGAAGGAGGCACAGCAAGAGAAAGCCAGGCTCATTGAGCACAGA GAGAGGGAGGCGCAGACTCGACGGCATCTGCTGGAGGAGGAAAGGAAGAGGCGTGAGGAGGCCGAGAGGAGGCTTTTTGATGAGACGGCCCACAGGAGGAGGCTGGTGGAGGAAGAGGTCAAGATGAGGGAGaaaaacttttcccag GCCCGTCCCATGACGCGCTACCTGCCCAACCTGAAGGAGGAGTTTGACTTGCGTGCGCACGTGGAGTCGTCGGGCCACAGCATCGACACGTGCCCCTTCGTCATCCTTACCGAGAAGATGTGCAAAGGTCATCTGGTCAAGATGGGCGGCAAAATCAAATCGTGGAAGAAACGCTGGTTTGTTTTTGACCGCCTCAAGAGGAATTTCTGCTACTACGTGG ACAAGCACGAGACCAAGATGAAAGGACTCATTTACTTCCAGGCCATTGAAGAGGTTTATTATGATCACTTACGCATTGCTACCAAG AGTCCCAACCCGTCTCTGACCTTCTGTGTGAAGACTCACGACCGCCTTTACTACATGGTGGCGCCATCCCCGGAGGCCATGCGGATCTGGATGGATGTCATAGTAACGGGTGCCGAGGGCTACACGCAATTCATGAGCTGA
- the phldb1a gene encoding pleckstrin homology-like domain family B member 1 isoform X6, with amino-acid sequence MEHQVSDHSDISPADMERRGGGQVERGRETHKVLQSTPLDLIETGKSLKVQAERPHLVSLGSGRLSTAITLLPLQEGRTTLGSGGTDIALLGPGIKAQHCYIENQAGTITLYPCGNQCAIDGLSVSKPYRLSQGCMLCFGQSTFFRFNHPEEALRMKNMLPGGSQTLSTTNPQHSDPRSILNGTHQTFSSNGSSKISTLMKDVHGSLSQKVPSSPKAAKASLPQPAQNMLNGISSAARDESASSVGNSPLVPPRSNMPVPHPRTSLSTTSSSEQRAQDSLKLLRNVRSEVTSSPTMPSRGSGQGLSHNAPPAAPSSPGLRGSSLQRRHPSPRREPLRTPESTGSTSLPPLSPYMSRRGTPGSQSVKPVQQSPKTHRKAAAPSKAEAMRAFYAHNPSPVNAAETGSRHQSNTLIPGPLSRSSPATSPRSQRKTSFENIESSSILSNTMKAYSRERKNSISAISDNEDELLEYHRRQREERLREQEMEKLERQRLETILSLCAGYNHEDNAAELAEVVRSGLLRGGRGASGDMQRGKEIDDEAQAEESSSTESTHQECEEVPASQEQIYLEEERSKMLAKVDDLRHRVNELEHQLKETKQEVEMEQALLQAERQAEQEQVEAEREQISQLQLKLSQLNKATQREKDKGRANVSAERKVLEKQRNEYNELKRQCDKCPLSLREQLQEQLSRKAEALEAGSKRFEELEFCQLEEESSLEEQKETQASQFLQEQTEYHCSVAKRKEKMATLDAQVKQLGLQATHDCERMAKERAATLQLLHKEQDKLCALENRYHSMTFGRSFPKSNSKMTEGLLHINEPELVYEDEPSLSHCPSSTLHVPSPEVYPVRLQEEYLRMSDVYKMYGNACVHPHSCSPAPLAVADAVPCESQPELSRNAMSPINLERWYQDIMAAGEPPSCPPPLPAKSFSARRHGQLLKSKSDGEVGHTASCPPVSCLTTAPHSTLTRDKTSKGLQLMLKEESNPWDMDSRKLNKDPSPTVHHSILHHHCPPSGNQAYDTLSLESSDSLETSISTSNSACTPESASGLETQRLEEMEKMLKEAQQEKARLIEHREREAQTRRHLLEEERKRREEAERRLFDETAHRRRLVEEEVKMREKNFSQARPMTRYLPNLKEEFDLRAHVESSGHSIDTCPFVILTEKMCKGHLVKMGGKIKSWKKRWFVFDRLKRNFCYYVDKHETKMKGLIYFQAIEEVYYDHLRIATKSPNPSLTFCVKTHDRLYYMVAPSPEAMRIWMDVIVTGAEGYTQFMS; translated from the exons ATG GAGCATCAGGTGTCAGATCATTCGGACATCAGCCCAGCGGACATGGAACGGCGGGGCGGGGGTCAAGTAGAGCGTGGTCGAGAGACACACAAAGTTCTGCAG AGTACTCCTTTAGACCTGATTGAGACTGGCAAATCCTTGAAAGTCCAAGCGGAGCGCCCTCATCTGGTCAGTTTGGGAAGTGGCCGCTTGAGCACAGCAATCACCTTGCTGCCACTGCAGGAAG gGAGAACCACACTGGGCAGCGGAGGCACGGACATTGCTCTACTGGGCCCCGGAATTAAAGCTCAGCATTGCTACATTGAAAATCAGGCAGGCACCATTACCTTGTACCCGTGTGGGAACCAGTGCGCCATCGATGGACTCTCCGTCAGCAAACCTTACCGTCTGTCACAAG GCTGCATGCTGTGTTTTGGTCAGTCAACTTTTTTCCGCTTCAACCATCCAGAAGAGGCCCTGAGGATGAAGAACATGTTGCCTGGGGGAAGCCAAACACTAAGCACAACAAATCCACAGCATTCTG ACCCCCGCAGCATCCTGAATGGGACCCACCAGACGTTTTCTAGCAACGGCAGCTCCAAAATCAGTACCTTAATGAAAGATGTCCACGGGAGTCTCTCACAGAAGGTGCCATCGTCCCCCAAAGCGGCGAAAGCGTCACTTCCTCAGCCCGCTCAGAATATGCTCAATGGTATAAGCAGCGCCGCGAGAGACGAGAGCGCTAGCTCTGTGGGAAATTCTCCACTCGTGCCTCCTCGGTCCAATATGCCTGTGCCTCATCCGCGGACATCCCTCTCTACGACCTCAAGCAGTGAGCAGCGAGCACAAGACAGCCTGAAGCTTCTAAGGAATGTCAGGTCAGAGGTCACATCAAGCCCCACAATGCCCAGCAGGGGGTCCGGACAGGGCCTAAGTCACAACGCCCCACCGGCGGCTCCGTCCAGCCCTGGACTGAGAGGTTCCTCCCTTCAGAGGAGACACCCAAGCCCTAGACGAGAACCGCTCCGGACGCCCGAGTCGACCGGATCCACCAGCCTTCCACCTCTGAGTCCTTACATGTCCCGCAGAGGGACTCCAGGATCGCAGAGCGTCAAACCCGTTCAGCAGAGCCCGAAGACTCATCGCAAAGCTGCGGCCCCCTCAAAGGCTGAGGCCATGAGGGCCTTTTACGCCCACAATCCCTCCCCTGTGAACGCAGCAGAGACTGGAAGCAGACATCAGAGCAACACCCTCATCCCGGGTCCTCTGTCGCGCTCATCTCCTGCCACGAGTCCTCGCAGCCAAAGAAAGACCTCTTTTGAGAACATCGAATCATCCAGCATCCTCTCCAACACTATGAAAGCTTATTCCCGGGAGCGCAAGAACAGCATATCTGCCATTAGCGACAATGAGGATGAACTTCTGGAGTACCACCGCCGGCAGAGAGAAGAGAGGTTGCGTGAGCAGGAAATGGAGAAGCTG GAGCGCCAGCGGCTGGAGACCATCCTGAGTCTGTGTGCAGGGTATAACCATGAGGACAACGCGGCAGAGCTGGCGGAGGTGGTGAGGAGTGGACTActaaggggagggaggggtgcaAGTGGCGATATGCAGAGAGGCAAGGAGATCGATGATGAGGCGCAGGCAGAGGAATCCAGCAGCACTGAGAGCACGCATCAAGAG TGTGAGGAGGTGCCAGCCAGTCAGGAGCAGATCTACctggaagaggagaggagcaaGATGTTGGCCAAAGTGGATGACCTGAGGCACAGAGTCAACGAGCTGGAGCACCAACTAAAAGAGACCAAACAAGAG GTGGAGATGGAGCAGGCTCTGCTGCAGGCCGAGAGGCAGGCAGAGCAGGAGCAGGTAGAGGCCGAACGGGAGCAGATTTCTCAGCTTCAGCTCAAACTTAGCCAGTTGAACAAGGCCACTCAGAGGGAGAAGGACAAG GGGAGGGCTAATGTCTCAGCTGAGCGGAAGGTCCTGGAAAAGCAGAGGAATGAATACAATGAGCTGAAGAGGCAGTGTGATAAGTGCCCCTTGTCTCTAAGGGAACAGTTACAGGAGCAGCTCAGCAGG AAAGCTGAAGCTCTGGAAGCTGGCTCAAAGCGATTTGAGGAACTGGAGTTCTgccagctggaggaggagagcaGTCTGGAAGAGCAAAAGGAGACTCAGGCCTCGCAGTTTCTTCAGGAGCAAACTGAGTATCACTGCAGCGTGGCCAAGAGGAAG GAGAAAATGGCCACTCTGGACGCTCAGGTGAAGCAACTGGGCTTACAAGCTACTCATGACTGTGAGAGGATGGCAAAAGAAAGGGCGGCCACCCTGCAGCTCTTACACAAG GAGCAGGACAAATTATGTGCCCTGGAGAACAGGTACCACAGCATGACTTTTGGTAGGAGCTTCccaaagagcaacagcaaaatgACAGAG GGTTTACTCCATATCAACGAACCCGAGCTTGTTTATGAGGACGAGCCCTCGCTTAGCCATTGTCCTTCCTCTACCTTACACGTCCCTTCCCCTGAAGTCTACCCTGTTAGGCTACAGGAG GAGTACCTCAGGATGTCTGATGTCTATAAGATGTATGGAAACGCTTGTGTGCACCCTCATTCCTGTTCCCCCGCTCCCCTCGCTGTAGCTGACGCTGTGCCATGTGAG AGCCAGCCCGAGCTGAGTAGGAATGCAATGTCTCCTATTAACCTCGAGCGCTGGTACCAGGACATCATGGCTGCAGGGGAGCCTCCGTCATGCCCTCCACCACTGCCTGCAAAATCTTTTTCTGCACGCAGGCATGGGCAG TTGCTGAAGTCCAAGTCAGACGGTGAAGTTGGTCACACGGCATCCTGTCCTCCTGTAAGCTGCCTTACCACTGCGCCTCACTCCACTCTTACACGTGATAAAACCTCCAAG GGATTACAGTTAATGCTGAAAGAAGAGTCAAATCCATGGGACATGGACTCCAGGAAGCTGAATAAAG ATCCATCTCCTACAGTACATCACTCCATCTTGCATCATCACTGTCCACCTAGCGGCAACCAGGCGTACGACACCTTGAGCCTGGAGAGCTCAGACAGCTTGGAGACCAGCATCTCCACCAGCAACTCCGCATGCACCCCAGAAAG tgCTTCCGGCTTGGAGACCCAGAGGTTGGAAGAGATGGAGAAGATGTTGAAGGAGGCACAGCAAGAGAAAGCCAGGCTCATTGAGCACAGA GAGAGGGAGGCGCAGACTCGACGGCATCTGCTGGAGGAGGAAAGGAAGAGGCGTGAGGAGGCCGAGAGGAGGCTTTTTGATGAGACGGCCCACAGGAGGAGGCTGGTGGAGGAAGAGGTCAAGATGAGGGAGaaaaacttttcccag GCCCGTCCCATGACGCGCTACCTGCCCAACCTGAAGGAGGAGTTTGACTTGCGTGCGCACGTGGAGTCGTCGGGCCACAGCATCGACACGTGCCCCTTCGTCATCCTTACCGAGAAGATGTGCAAAGGTCATCTGGTCAAGATGGGCGGCAAAATCAAATCGTGGAAGAAACGCTGGTTTGTTTTTGACCGCCTCAAGAGGAATTTCTGCTACTACGTGG ACAAGCACGAGACCAAGATGAAAGGACTCATTTACTTCCAGGCCATTGAAGAGGTTTATTATGATCACTTACGCATTGCTACCAAG AGTCCCAACCCGTCTCTGACCTTCTGTGTGAAGACTCACGACCGCCTTTACTACATGGTGGCGCCATCCCCGGAGGCCATGCGGATCTGGATGGATGTCATAGTAACGGGTGCCGAGGGCTACACGCAATTCATGAGCTGA
- the phldb1a gene encoding pleckstrin homology-like domain family B member 1 isoform X7, with the protein MEHQVSDHSDISPADMERRGGGQVERGRETHKVLQSTPLDLIETGKSLKVQAERPHLVSLGSGRLSTAITLLPLQEGRTTLGSGGTDIALLGPGIKAQHCYIENQAGTITLYPCGNQCAIDGLSVSKPYRLSQGCMLCFGQSTFFRFNHPEEALRMKNMLPGGSQTLSTTNPQHSDPRSILNGTHQTFSSNGSSKISTLMKDVHGSLSQKVPSSPKAAKASLPQPAQNMLNGISSAARDESASSVGNSPLVPPRSNMPVPHPRTSLSTTSSSEQRAQDSLKLLRNVRSEVTSSPTMPSRGSGQGLSHNAPPAAPSSPGLRGSSLQRRHPSPRREPLRTPESTGSTSLPPLSPYMSRRGTPGSQSVKPVQQSPKTHRKAAAPSKAEAMRAFYAHNPSPVNAAETGSRHQSNTLIPGPLSRSSPATSPRSQRKTSFENIESSSILSNTMKAYSRERKNSISAISDNEDELLEYHRRQREERLREQEMEKLERQRLETILSLCAGYNHEDNAAELAEVVRSGLLRGGRGASGDMQRGKEIDDEAQAEESSSTESTHQECEEVPASQEQIYLEEERSKMLAKVDDLRHRVNELEHQLKETKQEVEMEQALLQAERQAEQEQVEAEREQISQLQLKLSQLNKATQREKDKGRANVSAERKVLEKQRNEYNELKRQCDKCPLSLREQLQEQLSRKAEALEAGSKRFEELEFCQLEEESSLEEQKETQASQFLQEQTEYHCSVAKRKEKMATLDAQVKQLGLQATHDCERMAKERAATLQLLHKEQDKLCALENRYHSMTFGRSFPKSNSKMTEGLLHINEPELVYEDEPSLSHCPSSTLHVPSPEVYPVRLQEEYLRMSDVYKMYGNACVHPHSCSPAPLAVADAVPCEDIMAAGEPPSCPPPLPAKSFSARRHGQLLKSKSDGEVGHTASCPPVSCLTTAPHSTLTRDKTSKGLQLMLKEESNPWDMDSRKLNKDPSPTVHHSILHHHCPPSGNQAYDTLSLESSDSLETSISTSNSACTPESASGLETQRLEEMEKMLKEAQQEKARLIEHREREAQTRRHLLEEERKRREEAERRLFDETAHRRRLVEEEVKMREKNFSQARPMTRYLPNLKEEFDLRAHVESSGHSIDTCPFVILTEKMCKGHLVKMGGKIKSWKKRWFVFDRLKRNFCYYVDKHETKMKGLIYFQAIEEVYYDHLRIATKSPNPSLTFCVKTHDRLYYMVAPSPEAMRIWMDVIVTGAEGYTQFMS; encoded by the exons ATG GAGCATCAGGTGTCAGATCATTCGGACATCAGCCCAGCGGACATGGAACGGCGGGGCGGGGGTCAAGTAGAGCGTGGTCGAGAGACACACAAAGTTCTGCAG AGTACTCCTTTAGACCTGATTGAGACTGGCAAATCCTTGAAAGTCCAAGCGGAGCGCCCTCATCTGGTCAGTTTGGGAAGTGGCCGCTTGAGCACAGCAATCACCTTGCTGCCACTGCAGGAAG gGAGAACCACACTGGGCAGCGGAGGCACGGACATTGCTCTACTGGGCCCCGGAATTAAAGCTCAGCATTGCTACATTGAAAATCAGGCAGGCACCATTACCTTGTACCCGTGTGGGAACCAGTGCGCCATCGATGGACTCTCCGTCAGCAAACCTTACCGTCTGTCACAAG GCTGCATGCTGTGTTTTGGTCAGTCAACTTTTTTCCGCTTCAACCATCCAGAAGAGGCCCTGAGGATGAAGAACATGTTGCCTGGGGGAAGCCAAACACTAAGCACAACAAATCCACAGCATTCTG ACCCCCGCAGCATCCTGAATGGGACCCACCAGACGTTTTCTAGCAACGGCAGCTCCAAAATCAGTACCTTAATGAAAGATGTCCACGGGAGTCTCTCACAGAAGGTGCCATCGTCCCCCAAAGCGGCGAAAGCGTCACTTCCTCAGCCCGCTCAGAATATGCTCAATGGTATAAGCAGCGCCGCGAGAGACGAGAGCGCTAGCTCTGTGGGAAATTCTCCACTCGTGCCTCCTCGGTCCAATATGCCTGTGCCTCATCCGCGGACATCCCTCTCTACGACCTCAAGCAGTGAGCAGCGAGCACAAGACAGCCTGAAGCTTCTAAGGAATGTCAGGTCAGAGGTCACATCAAGCCCCACAATGCCCAGCAGGGGGTCCGGACAGGGCCTAAGTCACAACGCCCCACCGGCGGCTCCGTCCAGCCCTGGACTGAGAGGTTCCTCCCTTCAGAGGAGACACCCAAGCCCTAGACGAGAACCGCTCCGGACGCCCGAGTCGACCGGATCCACCAGCCTTCCACCTCTGAGTCCTTACATGTCCCGCAGAGGGACTCCAGGATCGCAGAGCGTCAAACCCGTTCAGCAGAGCCCGAAGACTCATCGCAAAGCTGCGGCCCCCTCAAAGGCTGAGGCCATGAGGGCCTTTTACGCCCACAATCCCTCCCCTGTGAACGCAGCAGAGACTGGAAGCAGACATCAGAGCAACACCCTCATCCCGGGTCCTCTGTCGCGCTCATCTCCTGCCACGAGTCCTCGCAGCCAAAGAAAGACCTCTTTTGAGAACATCGAATCATCCAGCATCCTCTCCAACACTATGAAAGCTTATTCCCGGGAGCGCAAGAACAGCATATCTGCCATTAGCGACAATGAGGATGAACTTCTGGAGTACCACCGCCGGCAGAGAGAAGAGAGGTTGCGTGAGCAGGAAATGGAGAAGCTG GAGCGCCAGCGGCTGGAGACCATCCTGAGTCTGTGTGCAGGGTATAACCATGAGGACAACGCGGCAGAGCTGGCGGAGGTGGTGAGGAGTGGACTActaaggggagggaggggtgcaAGTGGCGATATGCAGAGAGGCAAGGAGATCGATGATGAGGCGCAGGCAGAGGAATCCAGCAGCACTGAGAGCACGCATCAAGAG TGTGAGGAGGTGCCAGCCAGTCAGGAGCAGATCTACctggaagaggagaggagcaaGATGTTGGCCAAAGTGGATGACCTGAGGCACAGAGTCAACGAGCTGGAGCACCAACTAAAAGAGACCAAACAAGAG GTGGAGATGGAGCAGGCTCTGCTGCAGGCCGAGAGGCAGGCAGAGCAGGAGCAGGTAGAGGCCGAACGGGAGCAGATTTCTCAGCTTCAGCTCAAACTTAGCCAGTTGAACAAGGCCACTCAGAGGGAGAAGGACAAG GGGAGGGCTAATGTCTCAGCTGAGCGGAAGGTCCTGGAAAAGCAGAGGAATGAATACAATGAGCTGAAGAGGCAGTGTGATAAGTGCCCCTTGTCTCTAAGGGAACAGTTACAGGAGCAGCTCAGCAGG AAAGCTGAAGCTCTGGAAGCTGGCTCAAAGCGATTTGAGGAACTGGAGTTCTgccagctggaggaggagagcaGTCTGGAAGAGCAAAAGGAGACTCAGGCCTCGCAGTTTCTTCAGGAGCAAACTGAGTATCACTGCAGCGTGGCCAAGAGGAAG GAGAAAATGGCCACTCTGGACGCTCAGGTGAAGCAACTGGGCTTACAAGCTACTCATGACTGTGAGAGGATGGCAAAAGAAAGGGCGGCCACCCTGCAGCTCTTACACAAG GAGCAGGACAAATTATGTGCCCTGGAGAACAGGTACCACAGCATGACTTTTGGTAGGAGCTTCccaaagagcaacagcaaaatgACAGAG GGTTTACTCCATATCAACGAACCCGAGCTTGTTTATGAGGACGAGCCCTCGCTTAGCCATTGTCCTTCCTCTACCTTACACGTCCCTTCCCCTGAAGTCTACCCTGTTAGGCTACAGGAG GAGTACCTCAGGATGTCTGATGTCTATAAGATGTATGGAAACGCTTGTGTGCACCCTCATTCCTGTTCCCCCGCTCCCCTCGCTGTAGCTGACGCTGTGCCATGTGAG GACATCATGGCTGCAGGGGAGCCTCCGTCATGCCCTCCACCACTGCCTGCAAAATCTTTTTCTGCACGCAGGCATGGGCAG TTGCTGAAGTCCAAGTCAGACGGTGAAGTTGGTCACACGGCATCCTGTCCTCCTGTAAGCTGCCTTACCACTGCGCCTCACTCCACTCTTACACGTGATAAAACCTCCAAG GGATTACAGTTAATGCTGAAAGAAGAGTCAAATCCATGGGACATGGACTCCAGGAAGCTGAATAAAG ATCCATCTCCTACAGTACATCACTCCATCTTGCATCATCACTGTCCACCTAGCGGCAACCAGGCGTACGACACCTTGAGCCTGGAGAGCTCAGACAGCTTGGAGACCAGCATCTCCACCAGCAACTCCGCATGCACCCCAGAAAG tgCTTCCGGCTTGGAGACCCAGAGGTTGGAAGAGATGGAGAAGATGTTGAAGGAGGCACAGCAAGAGAAAGCCAGGCTCATTGAGCACAGA GAGAGGGAGGCGCAGACTCGACGGCATCTGCTGGAGGAGGAAAGGAAGAGGCGTGAGGAGGCCGAGAGGAGGCTTTTTGATGAGACGGCCCACAGGAGGAGGCTGGTGGAGGAAGAGGTCAAGATGAGGGAGaaaaacttttcccag GCCCGTCCCATGACGCGCTACCTGCCCAACCTGAAGGAGGAGTTTGACTTGCGTGCGCACGTGGAGTCGTCGGGCCACAGCATCGACACGTGCCCCTTCGTCATCCTTACCGAGAAGATGTGCAAAGGTCATCTGGTCAAGATGGGCGGCAAAATCAAATCGTGGAAGAAACGCTGGTTTGTTTTTGACCGCCTCAAGAGGAATTTCTGCTACTACGTGG ACAAGCACGAGACCAAGATGAAAGGACTCATTTACTTCCAGGCCATTGAAGAGGTTTATTATGATCACTTACGCATTGCTACCAAG AGTCCCAACCCGTCTCTGACCTTCTGTGTGAAGACTCACGACCGCCTTTACTACATGGTGGCGCCATCCCCGGAGGCCATGCGGATCTGGATGGATGTCATAGTAACGGGTGCCGAGGGCTACACGCAATTCATGAGCTGA